The Pelistega ratti genome window below encodes:
- a CDS encoding YadA-like family protein translates to MNKVFRVIFNRTTESWVVVSELVKGYSKSSSNNTVEIAEGKESKGQSFTRGIKTIAISSVIMMVIMPNAFAVTAGGEAIKWATGQGTAIAGGDANGDSNAIAIGRANDKVTSDHSAKAHAPGAIAIGTKSNVGGGANSGVALGYDTSVTGGIRSVAIGAGSRANGTTATVLGGNAKADGKGALSLGANTTATGEGATAVGTLSNATAAWSTAIGYNTTASQSSTAIGQNAKAMASSTGEPSIAIGFSSNASGANTIAIGTNAAVTGGGGGVALGNKAKVTGGNHGTALGSEALAAAVGTTAVGFNAKAEHRYSVALGRESVTSNVHTTNATTYTYKDASGADKTVNFAGRANSDYGVVSVGASGKERQIINVAAGSLTPTSTDAVNGSQLHAVMTNSGFNIQQNSVSKSRINNNGVVNFVDGDYTKSAVNGSSVKVNVVTQDISTNANGVTSASGTAGLTTAKTVSDAINNAFANSSFLIKANGDNGSKVKRNDSINIVQGTNINVTRNGTDITIKTVDNPKFKQVEVTEKLNVGAGGSLTVSGTSNLRGNVLLGGEGKNITFQGGSNVDMGNNKIHSVADGTALTDAVNKKQLDAVNRVANTANNTANTAKTTADMAKTTADTAKTTADTASATANSANTTANTAKDIASTANTTANTAKDIANTANTTANTAKDIASTANTTANTAKDIANTANTIANTAKDIANTANTTANTAKDIANTANTTANTAKDIASTANTTANTAKDIANTANTTANNANNTANTALNKVNQGWNITTDKTEGGNVGGSNSTNVQMGDTVKVIAGKNLNITQSGKDITLSVNDSPSFTSLTTSNGATIGSDLTVNGSTTVKDLTASGNTSLKNVTLGANSTFNAGGNRLTNLSNATEGNDATTLSQVESLIKEATTNASNINTTNLSASNGTITNLTSSNGTITNLTSTNGTITNLNSDKIEANDGTFNKTLVSKGETTLSGNTTIGGENKTFNIANGTTVNMGNNVVSGVANGTAATDAVNKQQLDAVANNPLKFVGNLGDTSRKLGETLNISGAATTSGDYSSKNVKTNVTEGKVEIQIAEKPEFETISTTGDATIGGNSTVKGNSTVKGDATFEKDTLTKGNATVKGNSTVEGTTTTKDLTVTNNANIAKDLTVNGNSTVDGNSTVKGDATFEKDTLTKGNATVKGNSTVEGTTTTKDLTVTNNANIAKDLTVNGNSTVDGNSTVKGDATFEKDTLTKGNATVKGNSTVEGTTTTKDLTVTNNANIAKDLTVNGNSTVKGDATFEKDTLTKGNATFEKDTITKGNATIGGDLGVNGTTTTKDLTVTNNANIAKDLTVNGNSTVKGDATFEKDTLTKGNATVKGNSTVEGTSTTKDLTVTNNANIAKDLTVNGNSTVDGNSTVKGDATFEKDTLTKGNATVKGNSTVEGTTTTKDLTVTNNANIAKDLTVNGNSTVKGDATFEKDTLTKGNATVKGNSIVEGTTTTKDLTVTNNANIAKDLTVNGNSTVKGDATFEKDTLTKGNATFEKDTITKGNATIGGDLGVNGTTTTKDLTVTNNANIAKDLTVNGNSTVKGDATFEKDTLTKGNATVKGNSTVEGTTTTKDLTVTNNANIAKDLTVNGNSTVKGDATFEKDTLTKGNATVKGNSTVEGTSTTKDLTVTNNANIAKDLTVNGNSTVDGNSTVKGDATFEKDTLTKGNATVKGNSTVEGTTTTKDLTVTNNATINNLTAEKGTFNNQLTSTGETVLSGNTTIGGKDKTFTVSNGTKVDMGSNVISNISDGKVEKDSKDAVTGGQLYTTIQSFSNLTDKGMNFTGNNGEIINRKLGDTLTVQGSLAAGKEADSSNIRTVANAVTGVIEILMAKDPTFRNLTATGNTTIGGDLGVNGTTTTKDLTVTNNATIEKDLAVKGNSTFEKDTLTKGNATVEGDNLVKGNATFEKDTLTKGNATFEKDTITKGNATIGGDLGVNGTMTTKDLTVTNNATIEKDLAVNGNSTVKGNSTVEGDSTVKGNATFEKDTLTKGNATFEKDTITKGNATIGGDLGVNGTTTTKDLMVTNNATIAKDLAVNGNSTVKGNSTVEGDSTVKGNATFEKDTLTKGNATFEKDTITKGNATIGGDLGVNGTTTTKDLTVTNNATIAKDLAVNGNSTVKGNSTVEGDSTVKGNATFEKDTLTKGNATVEGNHLVKGNSTVEGDSLVKGNATFEKDTLTKGNATFEKDTLTKGNATVEGNHLVKGNSTVEGDSTVKGNATFEKDTLTKGNATVEGNHLVKGNSTVEGDSLVKGNATFEKDTLTKGNATVEGNHLVKGNATVEGDSLVKGNATFEKDTLTKGNATVEGNHLVKGNSTVEGDSLVKGNATFEKDTLTKGNATFEKDTLTKGNATVEGNHLVKGNSTVEGDSLVKGNAIFEKDTLTKGNATVEGNHLVKGNSTVEGDSLVKGNATFEKDTLTKGNATVEGNHLVKGNSTVEGDSLVKGNATFEKDTLTKGNATVEGNHLVKGNSTVEGDSLVKGNATFEKDTLTKGNATVEGNHLVKGNSTVEGDSTVKGNATFEKDTLTKGNATVEGNHLVKGNSTVEGDSTVKGNATFEKDTLTKGNATVEGNHLVKGNSTVEGDSLVKGNTTFEKNTLTKGNATVEGNHLVKGNSTVEGDSLVKGNTTFEKNTLTKGNATVEGNHLVKGNSTVEGDSLVKGNATFEKDTLTKGNATVEGNHLVKGNSTVEGDSLVKGNATFEKDTLTKGNATVEGNHLVKGNSTVEGDSTVKGNASFEKDISVAGTITTKDLTVTNNATVNNLAATNGSITNLNSTNANITHLAAAEATLGKVKIDHMLVLGDNATIDLGKSDIEGQFNIYGNTEKKKLGDAINQLQTTGPIVYTQNNQVVQKQTNEVSLNGAGGTGTPVRLSNVANPVKDTDAVNLGYLKSNINQVNNRISDVDRRLRGGIASATAIGLLPQPSRPGESMLSVGGSTYRGTSAVAVGYSKMSDNGNIVIKVSGSANTTGDYIGGAAVGWKF, encoded by the coding sequence ATGAATAAGGTTTTTAGAGTAATTTTTAACAGAACAACTGAAAGTTGGGTAGTTGTATCTGAATTAGTAAAAGGGTATAGTAAATCATCATCTAACAACACCGTTGAAATAGCAGAAGGAAAAGAAAGCAAAGGTCAATCTTTTACTAGAGGTATTAAAACTATTGCTATATCGTCAGTGATTATGATGGTAATTATGCCTAATGCATTTGCTGTTACTGCTGGAGGTGAAGCAATTAAATGGGCTACAGGGCAAGGTACAGCAATTGCTGGTGGTGATGCTAACGGAGATAGTAATGCGATAGCGATCGGACGGGCAAATGATAAGGTGACATCGGATCATAGTGCTAAAGCTCATGCTCCCGGTGCAATAGCTATCGGCACAAAATCTAATGTCGGTGGTGGTGCAAATTCCGGTGTTGCATTGGGTTATGATACCAGCGTTACTGGTGGTATTCGTTCTGTGGCTATTGGTGCAGGTTCTCGTGCTAATGGTACAACAGCAACTGTTTTGGGTGGAAATGCGAAAGCAGATGGTAAAGGTGCTTTATCCTTAGGTGCTAATACAACAGCAACAGGTGAAGGGGCAACCGCAGTAGGAACGTTATCTAATGCTACAGCTGCATGGAGTACTGCTATTGGTTACAATACAACAGCTAGTCAAAGCTCAACAGCTATTGGTCAAAATGCAAAAGCGATGGCTTCTAGTACTGGAGAGCCATCAATAGCCATTGGGTTTAGTTCAAATGCATCTGGTGCGAATACCATTGCTATTGGTACAAATGCAGCAGTGACCGGTGGCGGTGGTGGTGTTGCATTGGGTAACAAAGCTAAGGTCACTGGCGGAAATCATGGTACAGCACTAGGTTCAGAAGCTTTGGCTGCTGCAGTTGGTACAACGGCAGTTGGATTTAATGCTAAAGCAGAACATCGGTACTCTGTGGCACTAGGTAGAGAATCTGTTACATCAAATGTTCATACAACTAATGCAACAACCTATACTTATAAAGATGCATCAGGTGCTGATAAAACCGTTAATTTCGCAGGAAGAGCAAATAGCGATTATGGTGTTGTTTCTGTCGGTGCTTCAGGCAAGGAACGCCAAATTATTAATGTTGCGGCAGGTTCATTAACACCGACATCAACAGATGCGGTAAATGGTAGCCAACTCCATGCCGTGATGACAAATTCCGGTTTTAATATTCAACAAAACAGTGTTTCAAAATCTCGAATCAATAATAACGGCGTGGTGAATTTTGTTGATGGCGATTATACAAAATCTGCAGTTAATGGTTCATCTGTAAAAGTGAATGTGGTAACGCAAGATATTTCTACGAATGCAAATGGTGTAACGAGTGCTTCAGGAACGGCAGGTTTAACGACTGCTAAAACAGTATCGGATGCGATTAATAATGCATTTGCTAATTCTAGCTTCTTAATTAAAGCTAATGGAGATAATGGATCAAAGGTAAAAAGGAATGATTCTATTAATATCGTACAAGGTACGAATATTAATGTAACCCGTAATGGTACGGATATTACGATTAAAACTGTTGACAATCCGAAATTTAAACAAGTTGAAGTAACTGAAAAATTAAATGTAGGGGCAGGCGGTTCATTAACAGTTTCCGGTACTTCAAACTTACGTGGCAATGTTCTACTCGGTGGAGAAGGAAAGAATATTACTTTCCAAGGAGGCTCTAATGTAGATATGGGAAATAATAAGATCCATAGTGTGGCAGATGGTACTGCCCTTACAGATGCAGTGAATAAAAAACAGCTTGATGCAGTAAACAGAGTTGCCAATACTGCCAATAATACAGCGAACACAGCTAAAACTACTGCTGATATGGCTAAAACTACCGCAGATACAGCCAAGACTACGGCTGATACTGCTAGCGCAACAGCCAATAGTGCTAATACTACGGCAAATACGGCTAAGGATATTGCTAGTACTGCTAATACAACAGCTAATACGGCTAAAGATATTGCTAATACTGCCAATACAACAGCCAATACGGCTAAGGATATTGCTAGTACTGCTAATACAACAGCTAATACGGCTAAAGATATTGCTAATACTGCCAATACAATAGCCAATACGGCTAAGGATATTGCTAATACTGCCAATACAACAGCTAATACGGCTAAGGATATTGCTAATACTGCCAATACAACAGCCAATACGGCTAAGGATATTGCTAGTACTGCTAATACAACAGCTAATACGGCTAAAGATATTGCTAATACTGCCAATACAACAGCCAATAATGCCAACAATACTGCCAATACGGCGTTGAATAAAGTCAATCAAGGTTGGAACATTACAACAGATAAGACTGAAGGCGGTAATGTAGGGGGTAGTAACTCGACCAACGTTCAAATGGGTGATACGGTAAAAGTTATTGCAGGGAAAAATCTTAATATCACACAAAGTGGTAAAGACATTACATTGTCTGTTAATGATTCACCGAGTTTTACCAGCCTTACAACAAGCAATGGCGCAACCATTGGCAGTGATTTAACAGTCAATGGTAGCACAACAGTTAAAGATCTAACAGCAAGTGGAAATACTTCACTAAAGAATGTAACTTTAGGAGCAAATTCAACCTTTAATGCTGGTGGTAATCGTTTAACTAATTTGAGTAATGCAACAGAGGGTAATGATGCGACAACATTAAGCCAAGTTGAAAGTTTAATCAAAGAGGCAACAACCAATGCAAGTAATATTAATACCACTAATTTGTCAGCAAGTAATGGCACAATTACCAACTTAACTTCAAGCAATGGTACAATTACTAACCTAACTTCAACTAACGGTACGATCACTAATCTGAACTCAGACAAGATTGAGGCAAATGACGGTACATTTAATAAAACCCTAGTGTCTAAAGGAGAAACAACCCTATCGGGTAATACAACTATTGGTGGAGAAAATAAAACATTCAATATTGCCAATGGTACAACCGTTAATATGGGTAATAATGTTGTTTCTGGTGTAGCAAATGGTACAGCTGCAACAGATGCTGTAAACAAACAACAATTAGATGCGGTAGCAAATAACCCATTAAAATTTGTAGGTAACTTAGGGGATACAAGTCGTAAACTTGGTGAAACCCTAAATATCTCAGGAGCAGCAACGACAAGTGGAGATTACAGCTCCAAAAATGTGAAAACTAATGTAACAGAAGGCAAAGTTGAAATCCAAATTGCTGAAAAACCTGAGTTTGAAACCATTTCAACCACAGGTGATGCCACAATTGGCGGTAATTCAACCGTGAAAGGCAATTCAACGGTGAAAGGTGATGCGACCTTTGAGAAAGATACACTGACTAAAGGTAATGCTACGGTCAAAGGGAATTCAACCGTTGAGGGTACAACAACTACCAAAGATTTAACTGTCACCAATAATGCCAATATTGCAAAAGACTTAACGGTGAATGGTAATTCAACTGTTGATGGTAATAGCACGGTGAAAGGTGATGCGACTTTTGAGAAAGATACACTGACTAAAGGCAATGCTACGGTCAAAGGGAATTCAACCGTTGAGGGTACAACAACTACCAAAGATCTAACCGTCACCAATAATGCCAATATTGCAAAAGACTTAACGGTGAATGGTAATTCAACTGTTGATGGTAATAGCACGGTGAAAGGTGATGCGACCTTTGAGAAAGATACACTGACTAAAGGCAATGCTACGGTCAAAGGGAACTCAACCGTTGAGGGAACAACAACTACCAAAGATCTAACCGTCACCAATAATGCCAATATCGCTAAAGACTTAACGGTGAATGGTAATTCAACCGTTAAGGGTGATGCAACCTTTGAGAAAGATACGTTGACTAAAGGCAATGCCACTTTCGAAAAAGATACCATCACAAAAGGGAATGCGACAATCGGTGGTGATTTAGGGGTCAATGGTACAACGACTACCAAAGATTTAACCGTCACTAATAATGCCAATATTGCAAAAGATTTAACGGTAAACGGTAATTCAACGGTGAAAGGTGATGCAACTTTTGAAAAAGATACCTTAACCAAAGGCAATGCTACGGTTAAAGGGAACTCAACCGTTGAGGGCACAAGCACCACCAAAGATTTAACCGTCACCAATAATGCCAATATCGCTAAAGACTTAACGGTGAATGGTAATTCAACTGTTGATGGTAATAGCACGGTGAAAGGTGATGCGACCTTTGAGAAAGATACACTGACTAAAGGTAATGCTACGGTCAAAGGGAATTCAACCGTTGAGGGTACAACAACTACCAAAGATTTAACTGTCACCAATAATGCCAATATTGCAAAAGATTTAACGGTGAATGGTAATTCAACGGTGAAAGGTGATGCAACTTTTGAAAAAGATACACTGACTAAAGGTAATGCTACGGTCAAAGGGAACTCAATCGTTGAGGGAACAACAACTACCAAAGATCTAACCGTCACCAATAATGCCAATATTGCAAAAGACTTAACGGTAAACGGTAATTCAACGGTGAAAGGTGATGCGACCTTTGAAAAAGATACGCTGACTAAAGGTAATGCCACTTTCGAAAAAGATACCATCACAAAAGGGAATGCGACAATCGGTGGTGATTTAGGGGTCAATGGTACAACGACTACCAAAGATTTAACCGTCACCAATAATGCCAATATCGCAAAAGACTTAACGGTAAACGGTAATTCAACGGTGAAAGGTGATGCAACTTTTGAAAAAGATACCTTAACCAAAGGCAATGCTACAGTTAAAGGTAACTCAACCGTTGAGGGAACAACGACTACCAAAGATTTAACCGTCACTAATAATGCCAATATTGCAAAAGATTTAACGGTAAACGGTAATTCAACGGTGAAAGGTGATGCAACTTTTGAAAAAGATACCTTAACCAAAGGCAATGCTACGGTTAAAGGGAACTCAACCGTTGAGGGCACAAGCACCACCAAAGATTTAACCGTCACCAATAATGCCAATATCGCTAAAGACTTAACGGTGAATGGTAATTCAACTGTTGATGGTAATAGCACGGTGAAAGGTGATGCGACCTTTGAGAAAGATACACTGACTAAAGGTAATGCTACGGTCAAAGGGAATTCAACCGTTGAGGGAACAACAACTACCAAAGATCTAACCGTCACCAATAATGCAACTATTAATAATTTAACCGCTGAAAAAGGTACGTTCAATAATCAACTTACCTCTACGGGTGAAACCGTATTATCAGGGAATACAACCATAGGTGGTAAGGATAAAACCTTTACAGTCAGTAACGGTACAAAAGTTGATATGGGTAGTAATGTTATTAGTAATATCAGCGATGGAAAAGTAGAGAAAGATAGTAAAGATGCAGTAACAGGCGGTCAGCTTTACACAACAATCCAAAGTTTCAGTAATCTTACCGATAAAGGGATGAATTTTACGGGAAATAATGGTGAAATTATCAATCGTAAATTAGGTGATACTCTCACAGTTCAAGGTAGTTTAGCGGCTGGGAAAGAGGCGGATAGTAGCAATATTCGTACAGTTGCTAATGCAGTGACTGGAGTAATAGAAATTCTAATGGCGAAAGATCCAACTTTCCGTAATTTAACTGCTACAGGTAATACTACAATTGGTGGTGATTTAGGTGTAAATGGTACAACTACCACTAAAGATCTAACCGTGACCAACAATGCGACGATTGAAAAAGATTTAGCAGTTAAAGGTAATTCAACCTTTGAAAAAGATACCTTAACTAAGGGCAATGCGACCGTTGAAGGCGATAACCTCGTTAAAGGAAATGCGACTTTTGAGAAAGACACCCTAACCAAAGGCAATGCGACTTTCGAAAAAGATACCATCACGAAAGGGAACGCGACAATCGGTGGTGATTTAGGGGTCAATGGTACAATGACCACCAAAGACTTAACGGTGACGAATAATGCTACGATTGAAAAAGATCTAGCCGTAAATGGTAATTCAACTGTTAAAGGTAACTCAACAGTCGAAGGCGATAGCACCGTGAAAGGCAATGCGACCTTTGAGAAAGACACCCTAACGAAAGGTAATGCCACTTTTGAAAAAGATACCATCACGAAAGGAAACGCCACAATCGGTGGTGATTTAGGGGTCAATGGTACAACGACCACCAAAGACTTAATGGTGACTAATAACGCGACCATTGCGAAAGATTTAGCCGTAAATGGTAATTCAACTGTTAAAGGTAACTCAACAGTCGAAGGCGATAGCACCGTGAAAGGCAATGCGACCTTTGAGAAAGACACCCTAACGAAAGGTAATGCCACTTTTGAGAAAGATACCATCACAAAAGGGAACGCGACAATTGGTGGTGACTTAGGAGTCAATGGTACAACGACCACCAAAGACTTAACGGTGACTAATAACGCGACCATTGCGAAAGATTTAGCCGTAAATGGTAATTCAACTGTTAAAGGTAACTCAACAGTCGAAGGCGATAGCACCGTGAAAGGTAATGCGACCTTTGAGAAAGATACTTTAACCAAAGGTAATGCCACCGTTGAGGGTAATCACCTTGTCAAAGGTAACTCAACAGTCGAAGGTGATAGTCTTGTGAAAGGCAATGCGACCTTTGAGAAAGATACCTTAACCAAAGGCAATGCGACCTTTGAAAAAGACACCTTAACCAAAGGCAATGCCACCGTTGAGGGTAACCACCTTGTCAAAGGTAACTCAACAGTCGAAGGTGATAGCACCGTGAAAGGTAATGCGACTTTTGAGAAAGATACCCTAACGAAAGGCAATGCCACCGTTGAGGGTAACCACCTTGTCAAAGGTAACTCAACAGTTGAAGGGGATAGTCTTGTGAAAGGCAATGCGACTTTTGAGAAAGACACCTTAACCAAAGGGAATGCCACCGTTGAGGGTAACCATCTTGTCAAAGGTAATGCTACTGTTGAGGGTGATAGCCTTGTGAAAGGTAATGCGACTTTTGAAAAAGACACCTTAACCAAAGGCAATGCCACCGTTGAGGGTAACCATCTTGTCAAAGGTAACTCTACCGTTGAGGGTGATAGCCTTGTAAAAGGCAATGCGACCTTTGAGAAAGACACCTTAACCAAGGGTAATGCGACTTTCGAAAAAGATACCCTAACCAAAGGCAATGCTACCGTTGAAGGTAACCATCTTGTCAAAGGTAACTCAACAGTTGAAGGGGATAGTCTTGTAAAAGGTAATGCAATCTTTGAGAAAGACACCTTAACCAAAGGTAATGCCACCGTTGAGGGCAATCACCTTGTCAAAGGTAACTCAACAGTCGAAGGGGATAGTCTTGTGAAAGGCAATGCGACTTTTGAGAAAGACACCTTAACCAAAGGCAATGCCACCGTTGAGGGTAACCACCTTGTCAAAGGTAACTCAACAGTTGAAGGGGATAGTCTTGTGAAAGGCAATGCGACTTTTGAAAAAGACACCTTAACGAAAGGTAATGCTACCGTTGAGGGTAACCACCTTGTCAAAGGTAACTCTACCGTTGAAGGGGATAGTCTTGTGAAAGGCAATGCGACTTTTGAGAAAGACACCTTAACCAAAGGTAATGCCACCGTTGAGGGTAACCACCTTGTCAAAGGTAACTCAACAGTCGAAGGCGATAGCACCGTGAAAGGTAATGCGACCTTTGAAAAAGATACCTTAACTAAAGGTAATGCCACCGTTGAGGGTAACCACCTTGTCAAAGGTAACTCAACAGTCGAAGGCGATAGCACCGTGAAAGGTAATGCGACCTTTGAGAAAGATACCCTAACGAAAGGCAATGCCACCGTTGAGGGTAACCACCTTGTCAAAGGTAATTCTACTGTTGAGGGTGATAGTCTTGTGAAAGGCAATACGACTTTTGAAAAAAACACCTTAACCAAAGGCAATGCCACCGTTGAGGGTAACCATCTTGTCAAAGGTAATTCTACTGTTGAGGGTGATAGTCTTGTGAAAGGCAATACGACTTTTGAAAAAAACACCTTAACCAAAGGCAATGCCACCGTTGAGGGTAACCATCTTGTCAAAGGTAACTCAACAGTTGAAGGGGATAGTCTTGTGAAAGGCAATGCGACTTTTGAGAAAGATACCCTAACCAAAGGTAATGCTACCGTTGAAGGTAACCACCTTGTCAAAGGTAACTCAACAGTCGAAGGTGATAGTCTTGTGAAAGGCAATGCAACCTTTGAGAAAGATACCCTAACGAAAGGTAATGCCACCGTTGAAGGTAACCATCTTGTCAAAGGTAACTCAACAGTCGAAGGTGATAGCACAGTCAAAGGTAATGCCTCTTTTGAAAAAGATATTTCTGTGGCAGGTACAATAACGACTAAAGATTTAACGGTTACTAACAATGCAACTGTTAATAATCTTGCAGCAACAAATGGTTCTATTACTAACCTTAACTCAACCAATGCTAATATCACGCATTTAGCTGCGGCAGAAGCAACGCTTGGTAAGGTAAAAATTGATCATATGCTTGTCTTAGGTGATAATGCAACGATTGATTTAGGTAAGTCTGATATTGAAGGACAATTCAATATCTACGGTAATACCGAGAAGAAAAAACTGGGTGATGCTATTAATCAGCTACAAACAACGGGCCCAATTGTTTATACGCAAAATAATCAAGTTGTTCAGAAGCAGACGAATGAAGTGTCACTCAATGGGGCAGGTGGTACAGGTACACCAGTACGCCTAAGTAATGTTGCTAATCCAGTTAAAGATACGGATGCGGTTAATTTAGGTTATCTCAAATCTAATATTAATCAAGTCAATAACCGTATCAGTGATGTGGATCGCCGCTTACGAGGTGGTATTGCTTCTGCTACCGCAATTGGATTGTTACCCCAACCTAGTCGTCCGGGAGAAAGTATGCTGAGTGTTGGTGGTAGTACTTATCGAGGTACTTCTGCTGTTGCAGTTGGTTACTCTAAGATGTCGGATAACGGTAATATTGTTATTAAAGTAAGTGGTAGTGCCAATACGACAGGAGATTATATCGGTGGTGCAGCTGTGGGTTGGAAATTCTAA